A window of the Streptomyces finlayi genome harbors these coding sequences:
- the panB gene encoding 3-methyl-2-oxobutanoate hydroxymethyltransferase has protein sequence MSLQAAHDPSATPPAGPADSSKALYGGKSTRRITVHDIAAATERGEKWPMLTAYDAMTASVFDEAGIPVMLVGDSMGNCHLGYETTVPVTMDEIAMLSAAVVRGTKRALVVADLPFGSYQEGPVQALRSATRLIKEAGVGAVKLEGGERSHEQIRLLVESGIPVMGHIGLTPQSVNAMGYRVQGRGEESAQQLLRDAKAVQDAGAFAVVLELVPAELAAEVTRTLHIPTIGIGAGPDTNAQVLVYTDMVGLTGGKVPRFTKQYANLRKVLGDAAKEFADEVVGGTFPRAEHTFH, from the coding sequence ATGTCGCTTCAGGCTGCGCACGACCCGTCCGCCACTCCCCCCGCGGGGCCCGCCGACAGCAGCAAGGCGCTGTACGGAGGAAAGTCCACCCGCCGCATCACCGTCCACGACATCGCCGCCGCCACCGAGCGCGGCGAGAAGTGGCCCATGCTCACCGCGTACGACGCGATGACCGCGTCCGTGTTCGACGAGGCCGGGATCCCGGTCATGCTCGTCGGCGACTCCATGGGCAACTGTCACCTCGGCTACGAGACCACCGTGCCCGTCACGATGGACGAGATCGCCATGCTCTCCGCCGCCGTCGTCCGCGGCACCAAGCGCGCCCTGGTCGTCGCCGACCTGCCCTTCGGCTCGTACCAGGAGGGCCCCGTCCAGGCTCTCCGCAGCGCCACCCGGCTGATCAAGGAGGCCGGTGTCGGCGCGGTCAAGCTGGAGGGCGGCGAACGCTCCCACGAGCAGATCCGCCTCCTGGTCGAGTCCGGCATCCCGGTCATGGGCCACATCGGCCTGACCCCGCAGTCCGTCAACGCGATGGGCTACCGGGTACAGGGCCGCGGCGAGGAGTCCGCGCAGCAGCTGCTGCGCGACGCCAAGGCCGTGCAGGACGCCGGGGCGTTCGCCGTCGTCCTGGAACTCGTACCGGCCGAACTGGCCGCCGAGGTCACCCGCACCCTGCACATCCCGACCATCGGCATCGGCGCCGGGCCCGACACGAACGCCCAGGTGCTCGTCTACACGGACATGGTCGGGCTGACCGGTGGCAAGGTGCCGCGCTTCACCAAGCAGTACGCGAACCTGCGCAAGGTCCTCGGCGACGCCGCGAAGGAGTTCGCCGACGAGGTCGTCGGCGGAACGTTCCCGCGGGCGGAGCACACGTTCCACTGA
- a CDS encoding NAD+ synthase produces MPQLRLALNQIDSTVGDLAGNAESIVHWTRHAAEQGAHLVAFPEMALTGYPVEDLALRSSFVDASRDALHALAARLRAEGFGELPVVVGYLDRSGTSQARYGQPAGSPQNAAAVLHRGQVALSFAKHHLPNYGVFDEFRYFVPGDSMPVVRVHGIDVALAICEDLWQDGGRVPAARSAGAGLLLSVNASPYERDKDDTRLELVRKRAQEAGCTTAYLAMIGGQDELVFDGDSIVVDKRGEVIARAPQFSEGSMILDLDLPAAAAKAPSGSVDDGLRIDHVVLSDEPLPAYEPELTGGYAERLDDDEELYSALVVGLRAYAAKNGFSSVLIGLSGGIDSALVAAIACDALGAQNVYGISMPSAYSSEHSKSDAAELARRTGLNFRTVPIEPMFDAYMGSLGLTGLAEENLQSRLRGTMLMAVSNQEGQIVLAPGNKSELAVGYSTLYGDSVGAYGPIKDVYKTSVFRLAKWRNRAAEARGQTPPIPEASITKPPSAELRPGQVDTDSLPDYDVLDRLLELYVDRDQGREAIVAAGFDDALVVRTLRMVDTAEYKRRQYPPGTKISPKGFGKDRRLPITNRWRESG; encoded by the coding sequence GTGCCTCAACTACGCCTCGCACTGAATCAGATCGACTCGACGGTCGGCGATCTCGCCGGGAACGCCGAGTCGATCGTCCACTGGACCCGGCACGCCGCCGAGCAGGGTGCCCATCTCGTGGCGTTCCCCGAGATGGCGTTGACCGGCTACCCCGTCGAGGACCTGGCCCTGCGGTCGTCCTTCGTCGACGCGTCCCGCGACGCACTGCACGCGCTGGCCGCGCGCCTCCGGGCGGAGGGCTTCGGTGAGCTGCCCGTCGTCGTCGGCTATCTGGACCGGTCCGGGACGTCGCAGGCCCGTTACGGCCAGCCCGCCGGGTCCCCGCAGAACGCCGCCGCGGTGCTGCACCGCGGGCAGGTCGCGCTGAGCTTCGCCAAGCACCATCTGCCCAACTACGGCGTCTTCGACGAGTTCCGGTACTTCGTGCCGGGCGACTCGATGCCGGTCGTGCGGGTGCACGGCATCGATGTGGCGCTCGCGATCTGCGAGGACCTCTGGCAGGACGGCGGCCGGGTGCCGGCCGCACGGTCCGCCGGGGCCGGGCTGCTCCTGTCGGTCAACGCCTCGCCGTACGAGCGCGACAAGGACGACACCCGGCTCGAACTGGTCCGCAAGCGGGCGCAGGAGGCCGGCTGTACGACGGCGTACCTCGCGATGATCGGCGGACAGGACGAGCTGGTCTTCGACGGCGACTCGATCGTCGTGGACAAGCGGGGCGAGGTGATCGCGCGTGCCCCGCAGTTCTCCGAGGGCAGCATGATCCTCGACCTGGACCTGCCGGCCGCCGCGGCAAAGGCGCCGTCGGGGAGTGTGGACGACGGGCTGCGCATCGATCACGTGGTGCTCTCCGACGAGCCTCTCCCGGCGTACGAGCCGGAACTGACGGGCGGTTACGCGGAGCGGCTCGACGACGACGAGGAGCTGTACTCGGCGCTGGTCGTGGGCCTGCGCGCGTACGCCGCGAAGAACGGTTTCAGCAGTGTGCTGATCGGGCTCTCCGGCGGCATCGACTCCGCGCTCGTCGCAGCCATCGCGTGCGACGCGCTCGGAGCGCAGAACGTGTACGGCATCTCCATGCCGTCCGCGTACTCCTCGGAGCACTCGAAGAGCGACGCGGCCGAGCTGGCGCGGCGTACGGGGCTGAACTTCCGGACCGTGCCGATCGAGCCGATGTTCGACGCGTACATGGGGTCGTTGGGACTGACCGGCCTGGCCGAGGAGAACCTGCAGTCGCGGCTGCGCGGCACGATGCTGATGGCCGTCTCCAACCAGGAGGGCCAGATCGTCCTCGCGCCGGGCAACAAGTCGGAGCTGGCGGTGGGGTACTCGACGCTGTACGGGGACTCCGTGGGTGCGTACGGCCCGATCAAGGACGTCTACAAGACGTCGGTCTTCCGGCTCGCGAAGTGGCGCAATCGGGCGGCGGAGGCGCGGGGGCAGACCCCGCCGATCCCCGAGGCCTCGATCACCAAGCCACCGAGCGCCGAGCTGCGTCCGGGACAGGTGGACACGGATTCGCTGCCCGACTACGACGTACTGGACCGGCTCCTGGAGCTGTACGTGGACCGGGACCAGGGCCGCGAGGCGATCGTGGCCGCGGGGTTCGACGACGCACTGGTGGTGAGGACGTTGCGGATGGTGGACACCGCGGAGTACAAGCGGCGGCAGTATCCGCCGGGTACGAAGATCTCACCCAAGGGATTCGGGAAGGACCGACGGCTGCCGATCACGAATCGGTGGCGCGAGTCGGGGTGA
- a CDS encoding multicopper oxidase family protein, giving the protein MSAQHTRRAVLGAGIALAGTGVLAACSGDTSTGTASGAKTGDRFVSPDGKEVAAAEAERGSGPVRKVSLTATRARLDLGGGRTAASWAYGDRLPGSEVRVTAGDTLALTLANHLPRPTSLHWHGLALRNDMDGVPGLTQRDIAPGADFTYRFAVPHPGTYWFHPHSGVQQDRGLYAPLIVEDPKEPLSYDSEWVVVLDDWVDGVDGSTPDGVLAELSRGMGGADGGGHGGMDHGGGHDMSQMSTRSEGDGPSRMMMGATSELLGGDAGDVAYPYYLVNGRTSQSPSSFTARPGDRIRLRLINAGGDTAFRVALGGHRMTVTHTDGFPVRHTTTDALLLGMGERYDVLVTAGDGVFPLTALAEGKKASALALLRTGSGAAPTASVRPKELDGKLVTAGRLVPDESVALATRTPDRTIRIALTGSMGAYDWAFDGKPYSADRRHPVDAGERVRLEFHNTTSMWHPLHLHGHTFALAGGAAGARKDTAVILPKRPLTVDFDADNPGLWMLHCHNVYHAEAGMMTVIGYRR; this is encoded by the coding sequence ATGTCCGCACAGCACACGCGCCGAGCCGTGCTCGGCGCCGGAATCGCCCTGGCCGGTACGGGGGTTCTCGCCGCCTGTTCCGGCGATACGTCAACCGGTACGGCCTCCGGGGCGAAGACCGGCGACCGTTTCGTCTCGCCCGACGGCAAGGAGGTCGCGGCGGCCGAGGCCGAGCGGGGCTCCGGTCCCGTACGGAAGGTCTCGCTCACCGCGACCCGGGCCCGCCTCGATCTCGGCGGCGGGCGCACGGCCGCCTCCTGGGCCTACGGGGACCGGCTGCCCGGCTCCGAGGTCCGTGTCACCGCCGGTGACACGCTGGCCCTCACCCTGGCCAACCACCTGCCGCGGCCGACCTCCCTGCACTGGCACGGCCTCGCCCTGCGCAACGACATGGACGGCGTCCCCGGGCTGACCCAGCGGGACATCGCGCCGGGGGCGGACTTCACGTACCGGTTCGCGGTTCCGCACCCGGGCACGTACTGGTTCCATCCGCACTCGGGAGTCCAGCAGGACCGCGGGCTGTACGCGCCGCTGATCGTCGAGGACCCGAAGGAACCCCTGTCGTACGACAGCGAGTGGGTCGTCGTGCTCGACGACTGGGTCGACGGCGTGGACGGCTCGACGCCCGACGGGGTCCTCGCCGAGCTCTCCCGGGGCATGGGCGGGGCCGACGGCGGAGGCCACGGCGGCATGGATCACGGTGGCGGGCACGACATGTCGCAGATGTCCACCCGGAGCGAGGGCGACGGGCCCTCGCGCATGATGATGGGCGCCACCAGCGAACTGCTCGGCGGCGACGCGGGCGACGTCGCCTACCCGTACTACCTGGTCAACGGCCGTACGTCCCAGTCCCCTTCGTCCTTCACCGCCCGGCCCGGCGACCGCATCCGGCTGCGCCTGATCAACGCGGGCGGCGACACCGCCTTCCGGGTCGCACTCGGCGGCCACCGGATGACCGTCACCCACACCGACGGCTTCCCGGTCCGGCACACGACGACCGATGCCCTGCTGCTGGGCATGGGCGAGCGGTACGACGTGCTGGTCACCGCCGGGGACGGGGTGTTCCCGCTGACCGCGCTCGCCGAGGGCAAGAAGGCATCGGCGCTGGCCCTGCTGCGCACGGGGAGCGGCGCGGCGCCGACCGCCTCCGTACGGCCGAAGGAGCTGGACGGGAAGCTGGTGACGGCCGGCCGGCTGGTCCCGGACGAGTCCGTCGCCCTCGCCACGCGCACCCCTGACCGTACGATCCGGATCGCGCTCACGGGGTCGATGGGGGCGTACGACTGGGCCTTCGACGGGAAGCCGTACAGCGCTGACCGGCGCCATCCCGTCGACGCCGGGGAACGGGTCAGGCTGGAGTTCCACAACACCACGTCGATGTGGCATCCGCTGCATCTGCACGGCCACACGTTCGCGCTGGCGGGAGGCGCGGCCGGGGCGCGCAAGGACACCGCGGTGATCCTCCCGAAGCGGCCGCTGACGGTGGACTTCGACGCCGACAATCCGGGGCTGTGGATGCTGCACTGTCACAACGTCTACCACGCGGAGGCGGGCATGATGACGGTCATCGGCTACCGGCGCTGA
- a CDS encoding endonuclease/exonuclease/phosphatase family protein: MVQAYGADTGNGSMEPPHTGSRFQHLRERWTADRGIWRRGIVLAACSVLITLLMVLHAQIPNRIGNLGSLIETFLPWLAVFIPVLLVLGLVRRSATALVALLLPVVVWLNVFGGLLTDKSGGGGDLTVATHNVNADNPDPAGTAQQVAGSGADVVALQELPGGQVATYEKSLAARYPYHSVQGTVGLWSKYPISGTRPVDIKMGWTRAMRTVVATPEGRIAVYVAHLPSVRVKVKAGFTANQRDDSADALGEAIADEPLERVFLLGDLNGTMNDRSLNAVTSQMRSTQGAAGDGFGFSWPASFPMARIDQIMVKGVEPLSSWSLPATDSDHLPIAARVGL, translated from the coding sequence ATGGTGCAGGCGTACGGAGCGGATACCGGCAACGGCAGCATGGAGCCGCCCCACACCGGAAGCCGTTTCCAGCACCTGCGCGAGAGATGGACGGCGGACCGCGGAATCTGGCGGCGCGGCATCGTGCTCGCCGCCTGCTCGGTGCTCATCACGCTCCTGATGGTCCTCCACGCGCAGATCCCGAACCGGATCGGCAACCTGGGCAGCCTCATCGAGACGTTTCTGCCGTGGCTCGCGGTGTTCATCCCCGTGCTGCTGGTGCTGGGACTCGTACGGCGCTCCGCGACCGCACTGGTGGCGCTGCTGCTGCCGGTCGTGGTCTGGCTCAACGTCTTCGGCGGCCTCCTCACCGACAAGTCGGGCGGCGGTGGCGACCTCACCGTCGCCACCCACAACGTCAACGCGGACAACCCGGACCCCGCGGGCACCGCACAGCAGGTGGCGGGCTCGGGCGCGGACGTCGTGGCCCTCCAGGAACTCCCGGGCGGCCAGGTCGCGACGTATGAGAAGTCGCTCGCGGCCCGTTATCCGTACCACTCGGTGCAGGGCACCGTCGGCCTGTGGAGCAAGTACCCGATCAGTGGCACCCGCCCCGTCGACATCAAGATGGGATGGACGCGGGCGATGCGCACCGTGGTCGCCACGCCCGAGGGACGGATCGCGGTCTACGTGGCGCACCTGCCGTCCGTACGGGTGAAGGTGAAGGCCGGCTTCACGGCCAACCAGCGGGACGACAGCGCCGACGCGCTCGGCGAGGCCATCGCGGACGAGCCGCTGGAGCGCGTCTTCCTGCTCGGTGACCTCAACGGCACGATGAACGACCGCTCGCTGAACGCGGTCACCTCCCAGATGCGTTCCACGCAGGGTGCGGCGGGTGACGGCTTCGGTTTCAGCTGGCCGGCCTCGTTCCCGATGGCGCGGATCGACCAGATCATGGTGAAGGGCGTCGAGCCACTGTCCTCGTGGTCGCTGCCGGCCACGGACAGCGACCATCTTCCGATCGCCGCCCGGGTCGGACTCTGA
- a CDS encoding MFS transporter — MPLALLALAVSAFGIGTTEFVMMGLLPNVADDLGTSVPTAGYLVSAYAIGVVLGAPLLTGLGSRIPRKRMLLLLMALFTIGNLASALAPDFGWLLAGRLLAGLPHGAFFGVGAVVAATLVAEGRRARAVATMFLGLTVANIIGVPAATLLGQHLGWRATFLVVAVIGLGAMAALARLVPQIPLDARQNVRREMRALGNRQVLLGLLTAVFGFAGVFAVYSYLSAMTTEAMGFGESSVTLVLALFGIGMTLGALAAGPLTDRALRPTLYGSLAALAVVLVVFPFTVHVQWAALVMVVLLGGVGFMTTTPLQMLVMNKAKDAPTLASASNHSAFNLANAGGAWLGGVAIAAGWGWTSPALVGAVLAVVGLAIAVTAGVLDRERKPGASRVVAGGAGHAAHEQESGTRAEAR; from the coding sequence ATGCCCCTGGCCCTGCTCGCGCTGGCTGTGAGCGCCTTCGGCATCGGAACGACGGAGTTCGTGATGATGGGCCTGCTGCCCAACGTCGCCGACGACCTGGGAACGTCCGTGCCCACCGCCGGCTACCTCGTATCGGCGTACGCGATCGGCGTCGTCCTCGGCGCCCCGCTGCTCACCGGCCTCGGCTCCCGCATCCCCCGCAAGCGGATGCTCCTGCTGCTCATGGCCCTCTTCACCATCGGCAACCTGGCCTCCGCACTCGCCCCCGACTTCGGCTGGCTGCTCGCCGGCCGACTGCTCGCAGGGCTGCCGCACGGCGCGTTCTTCGGTGTCGGCGCGGTCGTCGCGGCCACGCTGGTCGCGGAGGGCCGCCGGGCCCGGGCCGTCGCGACGATGTTCCTGGGGCTCACCGTCGCCAACATCATCGGCGTACCGGCGGCCACGCTGCTCGGCCAGCACCTGGGCTGGCGGGCGACCTTCCTGGTGGTCGCGGTGATCGGTCTGGGCGCGATGGCGGCGCTCGCCCGCCTGGTTCCGCAGATCCCACTCGACGCCCGGCAGAACGTCCGCCGCGAGATGCGGGCGCTCGGTAACCGTCAGGTGCTCCTGGGGCTGCTCACCGCCGTCTTCGGCTTCGCCGGTGTCTTCGCGGTGTACTCCTACCTCTCGGCCATGACGACGGAGGCGATGGGCTTCGGCGAATCCTCGGTCACGCTGGTACTGGCCCTGTTCGGCATCGGGATGACGCTCGGCGCGCTCGCGGCGGGACCGCTCACGGACCGCGCCCTGCGGCCCACGCTGTACGGCTCCCTGGCGGCGCTCGCCGTGGTGCTGGTGGTCTTCCCGTTCACCGTCCATGTGCAGTGGGCGGCACTGGTGATGGTGGTGCTGCTGGGCGGGGTCGGCTTCATGACGACCACACCGCTGCAGATGCTCGTCATGAACAAGGCCAAGGACGCGCCCACGCTCGCCTCCGCCTCCAACCACTCGGCCTTCAACCTCGCGAACGCGGGCGGCGCGTGGCTGGGCGGCGTGGCGATCGCGGCCGGGTGGGGCTGGACCTCACCGGCGCTCGTGGGCGCGGTGCTGGCGGTGGTGGGCCTGGCCATCGCGGTCACGGCGGGCGTCCTGGACCGCGAGCGTAAGCCGGGTGCGTCGAGGGTCGTGGCAGGCGGAGCGGGCCACGCGGCCCACGAGCAGGAATCCGGCACCCGGGCGGAAGCGCGCTGA
- a CDS encoding site-2 protease family protein yields the protein MTTAATRSDRRISPVFLAITAVLAVSGWAVWTDFAVPTGVAVFLFVTAAWIVSLCLHEYAHARTALHSGDITIEAKGYLSLNPLAYTHALLSIVLPVLFVIMGGIGLPGGAVYIERGRITGRWRHSLISAAGPLTNVLFAIVCTAPFWLDALDGVPTAFRDALAFLALLQITAAILNFLPVPGLDGYGVIEPWLPYRFRRQVEPFAPFGLIAVFGVLWIPEVNIAFFEAVDGLLGGLGVSEIESYCGQDTYRFWQEFWGEQNPVCSVNR from the coding sequence ATGACCACCGCAGCCACGCGCAGCGACCGGAGGATCAGCCCGGTCTTCCTCGCGATCACCGCCGTCTTGGCGGTCTCGGGCTGGGCGGTGTGGACGGACTTCGCCGTACCGACCGGCGTCGCGGTCTTCCTGTTCGTCACCGCGGCCTGGATCGTCTCACTCTGTCTCCATGAATACGCCCATGCCCGCACCGCACTGCACAGCGGCGACATCACGATCGAAGCAAAGGGGTATTTGTCACTCAACCCACTCGCCTATACGCACGCCCTGCTGAGCATCGTGCTGCCCGTGCTCTTCGTGATCATGGGTGGGATCGGGCTCCCGGGTGGCGCGGTCTACATCGAGCGGGGCCGGATCACCGGCCGGTGGCGGCACAGCCTGATCTCCGCGGCCGGGCCGCTGACCAACGTGCTCTTCGCGATCGTCTGCACGGCGCCGTTCTGGCTGGACGCCCTGGACGGGGTGCCGACCGCGTTCCGCGACGCGCTGGCGTTCCTGGCCCTGCTCCAGATCACGGCCGCGATCCTGAACTTCCTGCCGGTGCCGGGCCTCGACGGTTACGGGGTCATCGAGCCCTGGCTCCCGTACAGGTTCCGCCGCCAGGTGGAGCCATTCGCTCCGTTCGGGCTGATCGCGGTCTTCGGCGTCCTGTGGATCCCCGAGGTGAACATCGCGTTCTTCGAGGCGGTCGACGGACTCCTGGGCGGGCTCGGGGTCAGCGAGATCGAGTCGTACTGCGGACAGGACACCTACCGGTTCTGGCAGGAGTTCTGGGGCGAGCAGAACCCTGTCTGTTCGGTGAACCGCTAG
- the npdG gene encoding NADPH-dependent F420 reductase translates to MTTHDSGSAPKPPAKDPWDLPDVSGLTVGVLGGTGPQGRGLAYRLARAGQKVIIGSRDAGRAGTAAAELGLGVEGADNADCARRSDIVIVAVPWDGHAKTLESLRQELAGKLVVDCVNPLGFDKKGAYALKPEEGSAAEQAAALLPDSRVTAAFHHLSAVLLQDTAIEEIDTDVMVLGEARADTDLVQALAARIPGMRGIFAGRLRNAHQVESLVANLISVNRRYKAHAGLRTTDV, encoded by the coding sequence ATGACTACCCATGACAGCGGCAGCGCGCCCAAGCCCCCCGCCAAGGACCCCTGGGACCTTCCCGACGTCTCCGGACTGACCGTCGGCGTGCTCGGCGGGACCGGCCCGCAGGGCCGCGGCCTCGCCTACCGCCTCGCCCGCGCAGGCCAGAAGGTGATCATCGGTTCCCGGGACGCCGGACGAGCCGGTACGGCAGCCGCCGAACTCGGCCTCGGCGTCGAGGGCGCCGACAACGCGGACTGCGCACGGCGCAGCGACATCGTGATCGTCGCCGTCCCGTGGGACGGCCACGCCAAGACCCTGGAGTCCCTGCGCCAGGAACTCGCGGGGAAGCTCGTCGTCGACTGCGTCAACCCGCTCGGCTTCGACAAGAAGGGCGCCTACGCCCTCAAGCCCGAGGAGGGCAGCGCCGCCGAGCAGGCCGCCGCCCTGCTGCCGGACTCCCGGGTCACGGCGGCCTTCCACCACCTCTCGGCGGTGCTGCTCCAGGACACGGCGATCGAGGAGATCGACACCGATGTGATGGTCCTGGGCGAGGCCCGCGCCGACACCGACCTCGTCCAGGCCCTCGCGGCCCGCATCCCCGGCATGCGCGGCATCTTCGCGGGCCGGCTGCGCAACGCGCACCAGGTGGAGTCCCTGGTCGCCAACCTGATCTCGGTCAACCGCCGCTACAAGGCCCACGCGGGGCTGCGCACCACCGACGTGTGA